In Carya illinoinensis cultivar Pawnee chromosome 7, C.illinoinensisPawnee_v1, whole genome shotgun sequence, the following are encoded in one genomic region:
- the LOC122315213 gene encoding mevalonate kinase, which yields MEVRARAPGKIILAGEHAVVHGSTAVAASIDLCTYVSLRFPIPSDNDDSLKLQLKDMSLEFSWPVSRIKEVLPEVVSSLSPTPTSCSIETMKSIAALVEEQNIPEAKIGLATGVSAFLWLYTCIQGYKPATVVVTSELPLGSGLGSSAAFSVALSGALLAFSDSVSLDMSRQEWSVFGESDLELVNKWAFEGERIIHGKPSGIDNTVSTYGNMIKFRSGSLTRLKSNMPLRMLITNTKVGRNTKALVAGVSERTLRHPDAMSFVFNAVDSISKELSTIIQSPAPDDLSITEKEEKIEELMEMNQGLLQCMGVSHAVIETVLRTTLKYKLASKLTGAGGGGCVLTLLPTLLSGTVVDKVTAELESCGFQCLIAATGGKGVEVCFGGSA from the exons ATGGAAGTGAGAGCTAGAGCTCCTGGGAAAATTATACTCGCCGGGGAACATGCTGTAGTGCATGGATCCACGGCAGTTGCTGCCTCCATTGACCTCTGCACCTATGTTTCTCTTCGATTCCCGATTCCTtctg ACAATGATGACTCATTAAAACTTCAGCTCAAGGACATGTCATTAGAATTCTCATGGCCAGTTTCTAGAATCAAAGAAGTGCTACCTGAAGTAGTGAGTTCATTGTCTCCAACACCCACCTCATGCTCAATAGAGACCATGAAATCAATTGCAGCTCTTGTTGAAGAACAAAACATTCCAGAAGCAAAAATTGGACTTGCTACCGGAGTTTCAGCTTTTCTATGGTTGTACACCTGCATCCAAGG ATATAAGCCTGCTACAGTGGTTGTCACTTCTGAGCTTCCTCTGGGTTCTGGCTTGGGTTCATCTGCTGCATTTTCTGTTGCACTCTCAGGTGCTCTGCTTGCTTTCTCGGATTCAGTAAGTTTGGATATGAGCCGGCAGGAGTGGTCAGTATTTGGGGAAAGTGACCTCGAGTTGGTGAATAAATGGGCTTTTGAAGGTGAAAGGATAATCCATGGAAAACCATCTGGAATTGACAATACAGTTAGCACATATG GCAACATGATCAAGTTCAGGTCAGGTAGTTTGACACGCCTTAAGTCCAATATGCCACTGAGAATGCTCATTACTAACACTAAAGTTGGGAGGAATACCaaggctttagttgctggcgTTTCCGAGAGGACCTTAAGGCACCCAGATGCCATGAGTTTTGTGTTTAATGCTGTTGATTCTATCAGCAAGGAATTGTCTACCATTATCCAGTCACCAGCCCCTGATGACCTCTCCATTACAGAGAAGGAAGAGAAGATAGAAGAGTTGATGGAAATGAATCAAGGTCTCCTCCAGTGTATGGGAGTCAGCCATGCTGTAATAGAAACCGTTCTTAGGACTACATTGAAGTACAAGTTGGCTTCCAAATTAACAGGAGCCGGAGGTGGAGGATGTGTGCTTACATTGTTGCCGACCC TGCTATCAGGAACAGTTGTTGACAAGGTAACTGCGGAGCTGGAGTCATGTGGCTTCCAATGTCTGATTGCTGCAACAGGTGGGAAAGGTGTTGAGGTCTGCTTTGGTGGTTCAGCATGA
- the LOC122315210 gene encoding amidase 1 isoform X3, producing MLRGGATCIGKTVMDEMAYSINGENIHYGTPRNPCVPDRVPGGSSSGSAVAVGAKLVDFALVLSLIGTDTGGSVRVPASYCGILGFRPSHDAISTAGVTPMAQSFDTVGWFARNPVILIRVGRVLLNLPDVDPVRPTQIIIAEDCFQLSTIPSDRVSQPLIKSVEKLFGGHLLKHAILGDYVKDKVPSLKPFLSGGKADQEHNIPSLAALSSAMRLLQRYQFKINHGEWVSTVKPDLGPGISERVWEALKTTDDNVDICHSVKTELRAALIALLGDFGVLAIPTVPGPPPKLQTDPAPLETFRAKAFSLLSIGGVSGFCQVSIPLGLYDNLPVAISLLAKHGSDGFLLNLVKTLYDTLEKEVGIAERTSY from the exons ATGTTAAGGGGAGGTGCCACATGCATTGGTAAAACCGTCATGGATGAAATGGCATACAG TATAAATGGAGAAAACATACATTATGGAACACCTAGAAATCCATGTGTGCCTGATCGGGTACCAGGAGGATCTTCCAGCGGGTCTGCTGTTGCAGTTGGTGCAAAGCTTGTAGATTTCGCCTTAG TTCTCTCTCTCATAGGAACCGACACTGGAGGAAGTGTAAGAGTACCTGCATCATATTGTGGAATTCTGGGGTTTCGTCCTTCACATGATGCCATCTCTACTGCTGGAGTTACTCCGATGGCACAAAGTTTTGATACAGTGG GATGGTTTGCCAGGAACCCTGTCATTTTGATTAGAGTTGGAAGAGTACTATTGAATTTACCAGATGTGGATCCTGTTAGACCCACTCAGATAATTATTGCCGAGGATTGTTTCCAGCTTTCAACCATTCCAAGTGATCGAGTTTCTCAACCTCTTATTAAATCAGTGGAAAAGTTATTTGGGG GTCATCTTCTAAAGCATGCAATCCTAGGGGATTATGTCAAGGACAAAGTTCCAAGCTTAAAACCCTTCTTGAGTGGAGGAAAGGCAGATCAAGAGCATAATATACCATCTTTAGCTGCACTTTCAAGTGCCATGCGGTTACTTCAGAG GTATCAATTCAAGATTAACCATGGCGAGTGGGTTTCTACTGTCAAACCTGATCTGGGTCCTGGGATATCAGAGCGGGTATGGGAAGCCCTTAAGACAACGGATGACAATGTGGATATCTGCCACTCAGTAAAGACTGAATTACGAGCCGCTCTTATTGCTCTTCTAGGG GATTTTGGTGTCCTAGCAATCCCCACAGTTCCAGGGCCTccaccaaaattacaaacagaTCCAGCTCCATTGGAAACATTCCGCGCAAAAGCTTTTAGCTTGCTCTCAATTGGTGGGGTATCCGGATTCTGCCAg GTGAGCATACCACTAGGGCTGTATGATAATCTTCCTGTGGCAATATCCTTGTTGGCCAAACATGGTTCAGATGGGTTCCTGCTTAATCTTGTTAAAACTTTGTATGACACTCTCGAAAAAGAGGTTGGAATTGCTGAGAGAACGAGTTACTGA
- the LOC122315214 gene encoding NADPH-dependent aldehyde reductase 1, chloroplastic-like has protein sequence MASCGQQFPPQRQETQPGKEHVMEPTPQFSSPDYKPSNKLHGKVALVTGGDSGIGRAVCHYFALEGATVAFTFVKNQEDKDAQETLHIIKKSKTADAKEPIAIAADLGFDENCRMVVEEVVSSYGRIDILVNNAAKQYKASSVEEINEERLLSVFRTNIFSYFFTVRHALKHMKGGSSIINTTSVNAYKGHSTLIDYTSTKGAIVAYTRALALNLASRGIRVNGVAPGPIWTPLIPASFNEEEVTKFGSEVPMGRAGQPAEVAPCFVFLACNHCSSYMTGQVLHPNGGTVVNA, from the exons ATGGCTTCCTGTGGCCAGCAGTTTCCACCACAGAGGCAGGAGACACAGCCTGGGAAAGAGCATGTCATGGAACCCACCCCTCAGTTTTCAAGCCCAGACTACAAGCCTTCCAATAAACTTCAT GGGAAGGTGGCGCTAGTGACTGGCGGGGACTCGGGGATTGGGCGGGCGGTATGCCACTACTTTGCACTGGAGGGTGCTACCGTGGCCTTTACATTTGTGAAGAATCAGGAGGACAAGGATGCTCAGGAAACACTCCACATAATCAAAAAGTCGAAGACCGCTGATGCAAAAGAGCCAATCGCTATAGCAGCCGATTTGGGATTTGATGAAAATTGCAGAATGGTAGTTGAAGAAGTGGTGAGTTCCTATGGCCGTATTGATATACTGGTTAACAACGCGGCTAAGCAGTACAAGGCTTCCTCGGTGGAGGAGATCAATGAGGAAAGGCTTCTGAGTGTGTTCAGAACCAATATCTTCTCTTACTTCTTCACAGTAAG ACACGCTTTGAAGCACATGAAAGGAGGGAGCTCCATCATCAATACTACATCCGTGAATGCATACAAGGGACACAGCACACTGATCGACTACACCTCAACCAAAGGTGCAATCGTGGCTTACACGAGAGCTCTAGCACTTAATCTCGCATCAAGAGGCATACGTGTCAATGGCGTCGCCCCCGGACCGATCTGGACACCATTAATACCGGCATCATTCAACGAGGAAGAGGTTACTAAGTTCGGGTCTGAAGTCCCTATGGGAAGGGCTGGTCAGCCTGCTGAGGTTGCACCTTGCTTTGTCTTCCTTGCTTGCAACCATTGCTCCTCTTACATGACTGGCCAGGTTTTACACCCTAATG GTGGGACTgtagtgaatgcttga
- the LOC122315210 gene encoding amidase 1 isoform X1: MARDSDYGAFMEKFLLQPSSSPHELPLNSLTFAVKDIFDVDGYVTGFGNPYWSRTHAAATSTAPAVLAMLRGGATCIGKTVMDEMAYSINGENIHYGTPRNPCVPDRVPGGSSSGSAVAVGAKLVDFALVLSLIGTDTGGSVRVPASYCGILGFRPSHDAISTAGVTPMAQSFDTVGWFARNPVILIRVGRVLLNLPDVDPVRPTQIIIAEDCFQLSTIPSDRVSQPLIKSVEKLFGGHLLKHAILGDYVKDKVPSLKPFLSGGKADQEHNIPSLAALSSAMRLLQRYQFKINHGEWVSTVKPDLGPGISERVWEALKTTDDNVDICHSVKTELRAALIALLGDFGVLAIPTVPGPPPKLQTDPAPLETFRAKAFSLLSIGGVSGFCQVSIPLGLYDNLPVAISLLAKHGSDGFLLNLVKTLYDTLEKEVGIAERTSY, encoded by the exons ATGGCAAGAGACTCAGATTATGGAGCTTTCATGGAGAAGTTCCTGCTCCAGCCAAGCTCTTCACCTCATGAGCTTCCCTTGAATTCCCTCACCTTTGCCGTTAAAGACAT ATTTGATGTGGATGGATATGTGACTGGGTTTGGAAATCCTTACTGGTCGAGAACTCATGCGGCTGCCACATCAACAGCACCAGCCGTTTTGGCCATGTTAAGGGGAGGTGCCACATGCATTGGTAAAACCGTCATGGATGAAATGGCATACAG TATAAATGGAGAAAACATACATTATGGAACACCTAGAAATCCATGTGTGCCTGATCGGGTACCAGGAGGATCTTCCAGCGGGTCTGCTGTTGCAGTTGGTGCAAAGCTTGTAGATTTCGCCTTAG TTCTCTCTCTCATAGGAACCGACACTGGAGGAAGTGTAAGAGTACCTGCATCATATTGTGGAATTCTGGGGTTTCGTCCTTCACATGATGCCATCTCTACTGCTGGAGTTACTCCGATGGCACAAAGTTTTGATACAGTGG GATGGTTTGCCAGGAACCCTGTCATTTTGATTAGAGTTGGAAGAGTACTATTGAATTTACCAGATGTGGATCCTGTTAGACCCACTCAGATAATTATTGCCGAGGATTGTTTCCAGCTTTCAACCATTCCAAGTGATCGAGTTTCTCAACCTCTTATTAAATCAGTGGAAAAGTTATTTGGGG GTCATCTTCTAAAGCATGCAATCCTAGGGGATTATGTCAAGGACAAAGTTCCAAGCTTAAAACCCTTCTTGAGTGGAGGAAAGGCAGATCAAGAGCATAATATACCATCTTTAGCTGCACTTTCAAGTGCCATGCGGTTACTTCAGAG GTATCAATTCAAGATTAACCATGGCGAGTGGGTTTCTACTGTCAAACCTGATCTGGGTCCTGGGATATCAGAGCGGGTATGGGAAGCCCTTAAGACAACGGATGACAATGTGGATATCTGCCACTCAGTAAAGACTGAATTACGAGCCGCTCTTATTGCTCTTCTAGGG GATTTTGGTGTCCTAGCAATCCCCACAGTTCCAGGGCCTccaccaaaattacaaacagaTCCAGCTCCATTGGAAACATTCCGCGCAAAAGCTTTTAGCTTGCTCTCAATTGGTGGGGTATCCGGATTCTGCCAg GTGAGCATACCACTAGGGCTGTATGATAATCTTCCTGTGGCAATATCCTTGTTGGCCAAACATGGTTCAGATGGGTTCCTGCTTAATCTTGTTAAAACTTTGTATGACACTCTCGAAAAAGAGGTTGGAATTGCTGAGAGAACGAGTTACTGA
- the LOC122315210 gene encoding amidase 1 isoform X2: MARDSDYGAFMEKFLLQPSSSPHELPLNSLTFAVKDIFDVDGYVTGFGNPYWSRTHAAATSTAPAVLAMLRGGATCIGKTVMDEMAYSINGENIHYGTPRNPCVPDRVPGGSSSGSAVAVGAKLVDFALGTDTGGSVRVPASYCGILGFRPSHDAISTAGVTPMAQSFDTVGWFARNPVILIRVGRVLLNLPDVDPVRPTQIIIAEDCFQLSTIPSDRVSQPLIKSVEKLFGGHLLKHAILGDYVKDKVPSLKPFLSGGKADQEHNIPSLAALSSAMRLLQRYQFKINHGEWVSTVKPDLGPGISERVWEALKTTDDNVDICHSVKTELRAALIALLGDFGVLAIPTVPGPPPKLQTDPAPLETFRAKAFSLLSIGGVSGFCQVSIPLGLYDNLPVAISLLAKHGSDGFLLNLVKTLYDTLEKEVGIAERTSY, encoded by the exons ATGGCAAGAGACTCAGATTATGGAGCTTTCATGGAGAAGTTCCTGCTCCAGCCAAGCTCTTCACCTCATGAGCTTCCCTTGAATTCCCTCACCTTTGCCGTTAAAGACAT ATTTGATGTGGATGGATATGTGACTGGGTTTGGAAATCCTTACTGGTCGAGAACTCATGCGGCTGCCACATCAACAGCACCAGCCGTTTTGGCCATGTTAAGGGGAGGTGCCACATGCATTGGTAAAACCGTCATGGATGAAATGGCATACAG TATAAATGGAGAAAACATACATTATGGAACACCTAGAAATCCATGTGTGCCTGATCGGGTACCAGGAGGATCTTCCAGCGGGTCTGCTGTTGCAGTTGGTGCAAAGCTTGTAGATTTCGCCTTAG GAACCGACACTGGAGGAAGTGTAAGAGTACCTGCATCATATTGTGGAATTCTGGGGTTTCGTCCTTCACATGATGCCATCTCTACTGCTGGAGTTACTCCGATGGCACAAAGTTTTGATACAGTGG GATGGTTTGCCAGGAACCCTGTCATTTTGATTAGAGTTGGAAGAGTACTATTGAATTTACCAGATGTGGATCCTGTTAGACCCACTCAGATAATTATTGCCGAGGATTGTTTCCAGCTTTCAACCATTCCAAGTGATCGAGTTTCTCAACCTCTTATTAAATCAGTGGAAAAGTTATTTGGGG GTCATCTTCTAAAGCATGCAATCCTAGGGGATTATGTCAAGGACAAAGTTCCAAGCTTAAAACCCTTCTTGAGTGGAGGAAAGGCAGATCAAGAGCATAATATACCATCTTTAGCTGCACTTTCAAGTGCCATGCGGTTACTTCAGAG GTATCAATTCAAGATTAACCATGGCGAGTGGGTTTCTACTGTCAAACCTGATCTGGGTCCTGGGATATCAGAGCGGGTATGGGAAGCCCTTAAGACAACGGATGACAATGTGGATATCTGCCACTCAGTAAAGACTGAATTACGAGCCGCTCTTATTGCTCTTCTAGGG GATTTTGGTGTCCTAGCAATCCCCACAGTTCCAGGGCCTccaccaaaattacaaacagaTCCAGCTCCATTGGAAACATTCCGCGCAAAAGCTTTTAGCTTGCTCTCAATTGGTGGGGTATCCGGATTCTGCCAg GTGAGCATACCACTAGGGCTGTATGATAATCTTCCTGTGGCAATATCCTTGTTGGCCAAACATGGTTCAGATGGGTTCCTGCTTAATCTTGTTAAAACTTTGTATGACACTCTCGAAAAAGAGGTTGGAATTGCTGAGAGAACGAGTTACTGA
- the LOC122316896 gene encoding uncharacterized GPI-anchored protein At3g06035-like: MAAFLKLRLPIIILLILHGMPFLSHSDGCSDDSDQPTSSDNKEEKQLFRDINSYRLFVNLPVFIPNAKAACLADKISHQLQKDKPCLDAQSYRYTPGTKHPLNSTFKNVDRLLSHCHINFNTTADGAILPACVTKLDQINVLKNYRNSLYGRYLNDSKFTHAGIGSGDDWIVVILSTNTSTGSFSGAPVSLAPSLLGMVIASLFGCLLLINIVSV, translated from the exons ATGGCCGCCTTCCTCAAACTTCGCCTCCCCATAATTATTTTGCTCATTCTTCATGGAATGCCGTTTCTTTCTCATTCAGATGGTTGCAGTG ATGATAGCGATCAACCTACGTCGTCAgataataaagaagaaaaacagctATTCAGAGACATCAACAGCTACAGGTTGTTCGTAAATCTCCCGGTGTTCATTCCGAACGCCAAGGCAGCTTGCCTTGCTGACAAAATTTCACACCAGTTACAGAAAGACAAACCTTGCCTTGATGCCCAGTCCTACAGGTATACTCCGGGCACCAAACATCCCCTGAACAGTACTTTCAAAAACGTGGACAGGCTCTTGAGCCACTGTCACATCAACTTCAACACCACTGCAGATGGGGCCATTTTGCCTGCTTGTGTCACCAAATTAGACCAGATTAATGTGCTTAAAAACTACAGAAATTCTCTGTATGGAAGATATCTTAATGACTCCAAGTTCACTCATGCTGGGATTGGCTCCGGAGATGACTGGATTGTCGTGATTTTGAGCACTAACACGTCCACGGGAAGCTTTTCCGGTGCTCCAGTATCTTTGGCTCCAAGTTTGCTCGGCATGGTAATTGCTTCGTTATTCGGCTGCTTGCTTCTGATAAATATCGTGTCTGTCTGA